In Liquorilactobacillus hordei DSM 19519, the following proteins share a genomic window:
- a CDS encoding MalY/PatB family protein, protein MKVADFVEKYAVERKNTDSVKWDGMKSGFGSNDLLPMWVADTEFKAPEAVMYALKKRIEHGAYGYSLTPDSYYEAYFEWQQERYGTELHKEWIRFGAGVVQSISALVNILTLQDDAVMVLQPVYHPFMHVIENNSRRLVVSNLKNNQGHYEMDFEDIRTKIKKEHVKLLINCSPHNPVGRVWKKEELEQLLEICREEQVLVISDEIHHDLIVGNNKFISALSIKDGFYRDNIIMLDAASKTFNLAALQNSHVVIPNPQIRERYDEYIEKLCLPSGNLIGKVAAEAAYREGADWLNGMIELIEYNFNYLKRQFAKEVPEIKITELEGTYLAWVDMRKVVDSKKLHQLIQHKAKIAVDYGEIFGTAGNGFIRLNLATTPENVEKAVNAILMALKN, encoded by the coding sequence ATGAAGGTTGCGGATTTTGTAGAAAAATATGCAGTTGAACGCAAAAATACTGATTCGGTTAAATGGGATGGAATGAAAAGTGGATTTGGATCAAATGATCTTCTCCCAATGTGGGTTGCAGATACAGAGTTCAAGGCACCCGAAGCAGTAATGTATGCTTTGAAAAAAAGAATTGAACATGGGGCGTACGGCTATTCACTGACCCCTGATAGTTATTACGAAGCATATTTTGAATGGCAGCAAGAGCGATATGGAACGGAACTACATAAGGAGTGGATTCGTTTTGGGGCAGGAGTTGTTCAGTCAATCAGCGCATTAGTAAATATTTTGACTCTTCAAGATGATGCAGTCATGGTGTTGCAACCCGTATATCATCCATTTATGCATGTGATTGAAAATAATAGTCGTAGGCTAGTTGTTTCAAATTTGAAGAACAATCAAGGACACTATGAGATGGATTTTGAAGATATTCGTACTAAAATCAAAAAAGAACATGTTAAGTTGTTGATTAATTGTTCACCACACAATCCAGTTGGCAGAGTCTGGAAAAAAGAAGAACTTGAACAATTGCTTGAAATTTGCCGTGAAGAGCAGGTATTGGTAATCTCAGATGAAATTCATCATGATCTGATTGTGGGAAATAACAAATTTATTTCTGCGCTCTCAATTAAAGATGGATTCTATCGCGATAATATTATCATGCTTGATGCAGCCTCAAAAACTTTTAATTTAGCGGCCCTTCAAAATAGTCATGTAGTAATACCAAATCCACAGATTCGTGAACGTTACGATGAGTATATCGAAAAATTGTGTCTACCAAGTGGTAATTTAATTGGAAAAGTTGCTGCGGAAGCTGCTTATCGTGAAGGAGCGGATTGGTTGAATGGGATGATTGAACTGATTGAATATAATTTTAATTATCTTAAAAGACAATTTGCAAAAGAAGTTCCCGAAATAAAAATTACAGAACTTGAAGGCACATATTTAGCGTGGGTCGATATGCGTAAGGTTGTAGATTCCAAGAAGTTGCACCAACTAATACAGCACAAAGCAAAAATTGCAGTCGATTATGGCGAAATCTTTGGAACTGCTGGGAACGGATTTATCAGACTGAATCTTGCAACAACACCTGAAAATGTTGAAAAGGCTGTTAATGCTATCTTGATGGCTTTAAAGAACTAA
- a CDS encoding AI-2E family transporter: MGIWERFVANVRLRRTVVLLVVIFVLYEMRELLSLILLTFIFTFLVISLTNFIRKYVKIPAPLIVSAVYLLLIGSLYLGVTIYLPKLFYQTESMVKYVMNFYQKPSFDGNEILRYVNNYISTSTIVSQMKNGVTILFKYVTSIGSMGVTFLLSLFLSFFFTIEKKRMFSFSRSFLTGPYDWFFKDIYFFAEKFVNTFGVVIETQFIIAIVNTTLTTICLAVMQMPQLFSLSLLIFLMSLIPVAGVIISAIPMGIIGYSVGGLNYVFYIVIMLLVVHSLESYVLNPKLMSNKTELPIFYTFVVLFVAEKFFGVWGLIVGIPIFTFLLDILGVKPIKRKKATLGKIKNKLSHKE, encoded by the coding sequence TTGGGAATATGGGAGAGATTTGTAGCTAATGTAAGGCTACGGCGGACAGTAGTATTGTTGGTCGTAATTTTTGTTTTGTATGAGATGCGTGAATTGTTGAGTTTAATATTATTAACATTTATTTTTACCTTCCTTGTAATTAGTTTAACTAATTTTATTAGGAAGTACGTGAAGATACCAGCACCACTGATTGTGTCTGCTGTGTACCTATTGCTAATCGGTTCGTTGTACCTTGGGGTTACAATTTATTTGCCTAAGCTGTTCTATCAGACAGAGTCAATGGTTAAGTATGTAATGAATTTCTATCAGAAACCATCTTTTGATGGGAACGAGATTTTGCGTTATGTAAATAATTATATTAGTACATCAACTATTGTGTCACAGATGAAAAATGGTGTAACCATTCTTTTTAAGTATGTAACAAGCATCGGATCAATGGGTGTTACGTTCCTATTATCACTATTTCTAAGTTTCTTCTTTACGATTGAGAAAAAGAGAATGTTTAGTTTTTCGCGAAGCTTTTTGACAGGACCTTATGATTGGTTTTTTAAAGATATCTATTTTTTTGCTGAAAAATTCGTCAATACCTTTGGGGTAGTTATTGAAACTCAATTCATTATTGCAATTGTGAATACCACATTGACAACAATTTGTCTTGCAGTAATGCAAATGCCACAGTTGTTCAGTTTGTCTTTATTGATTTTTTTAATGAGTCTTATTCCAGTGGCTGGAGTTATTATTTCAGCGATTCCGATGGGAATTATCGGTTATTCGGTAGGTGGACTTAATTATGTATTTTATATTGTTATTATGTTACTAGTAGTACATTCATTGGAGTCTTATGTACTTAATCCCAAGTTGATGTCTAATAAGACGGAACTCCCAATTTTCTATACTTTCGTAGTATTATTTGTGGCAGAGAAATTCTTCGGAGTATGGGGATTAATTGTTGGTATTCCAATTTTTACCTTCTTGCTGGATATATTAGGTGTGAAACCTATCAAACGGAAAAAAGCTACATTAGGTAAAATCAAGAATAAATTAAGTCATAAGGAGTAG
- a CDS encoding fructose-bisphosphatase class III, with the protein MSYVEKLVREKFPTKQAIITEITNLEAILNLPKATEHYVSDLHGEFNAFDHTLRNGSGNVKQKIVENFAGRLTPKNIQDFATLIYYPEDELAFQKGELPDQEALEQWYLNTISNLIELLKVTATKYTRSKVRKALNPDFVYITEELLYNDQQEHDKKNYYNKILRNLVDLKQSDYFITATCYTIQRLVVDHLHVIGDIYDRGPAPDKIMETLMRYHSVDIQWGNHDVLWLGAVAGSALCMMNLLRICARYNNLAIIEEAYGINLRHLSMFAEKNYEDNEAFRPKTLENEEFVMPDEKLQITQIHQAVAVIQFKLEGQLKKRRPEFKLDEMVLLNQINWEKKEIKIDGLNYKLENTCFGTVNHEAPFELTEEESEVVRSLLNSFMNATKLRKHLDFLVSKGSMYKVYNGNLLFHGCIPVAKDGTFQAFEYEGESYSGRRLLDFCEQKLKKAYRKVHKGESVEADMIWYLWQGSLSPLFGKHCMTTFARYFIAKDEPKVEHKNAYFELRKEEWFCKQLLEEFGLNQENGHVINGHTPVKKEQEPILANKKMIVIDGGYSKAYQPITGIGGYTLLYNSYGLQLVTHHPFTSKNDAVKNGRDIISTRKIVNQELERQTVADTDIGKEIKKSLEMLREILSNYDN; encoded by the coding sequence ATGTCATATGTTGAAAAATTGGTACGTGAAAAATTTCCAACTAAACAGGCAATAATAACTGAAATTACAAACTTGGAAGCAATTTTAAATTTACCTAAAGCAACAGAGCACTACGTTAGCGATTTGCATGGCGAATTCAACGCCTTTGATCATACCCTGAGAAATGGGTCAGGAAATGTTAAACAAAAGATTGTAGAAAACTTCGCTGGCCGACTGACACCAAAAAATATTCAGGACTTTGCTACTTTGATTTATTATCCTGAAGATGAGCTGGCATTTCAAAAAGGTGAGTTACCTGATCAAGAAGCACTAGAACAATGGTACCTTAATACGATTTCGAATCTGATTGAACTCTTAAAGGTAACGGCTACAAAATACACAAGATCAAAAGTCAGAAAAGCTTTGAATCCAGATTTTGTATACATTACAGAAGAGTTACTTTATAACGATCAGCAAGAGCATGATAAGAAGAATTATTATAATAAAATTCTGCGTAATTTAGTAGATCTGAAACAGTCTGACTATTTTATTACGGCTACATGTTATACAATCCAAAGGCTTGTGGTAGATCATCTACATGTAATTGGTGATATTTATGACAGAGGACCTGCTCCAGATAAGATAATGGAAACACTTATGAGATATCATTCAGTTGATATCCAATGGGGCAATCATGATGTTTTATGGCTTGGTGCAGTTGCAGGTTCAGCACTATGTATGATGAATCTTTTACGAATATGTGCAAGATATAATAATCTGGCCATCATCGAAGAAGCTTATGGGATAAATCTACGGCATCTATCAATGTTTGCTGAAAAAAATTATGAAGATAATGAGGCATTTAGGCCAAAAACACTTGAAAATGAAGAATTTGTTATGCCTGATGAGAAATTACAGATTACGCAAATTCATCAAGCTGTGGCAGTAATTCAGTTTAAGTTGGAAGGCCAATTAAAGAAACGTAGACCAGAGTTCAAGTTAGATGAGATGGTGTTACTTAATCAAATCAATTGGGAAAAAAAAGAAATCAAGATAGATGGACTTAACTATAAATTAGAGAATACATGTTTTGGAACCGTAAATCATGAGGCACCTTTTGAATTAACCGAGGAGGAGTCAGAAGTTGTTCGTTCACTACTTAATTCATTTATGAATGCTACCAAATTAAGAAAGCATTTGGACTTTTTGGTTAGTAAGGGAAGTATGTACAAAGTCTATAATGGCAATTTATTGTTTCACGGGTGTATTCCAGTTGCAAAAGATGGAACATTTCAAGCATTTGAGTATGAAGGTGAAAGCTATTCGGGTAGGAGACTATTAGATTTTTGTGAACAGAAGCTAAAAAAAGCCTATCGCAAAGTACACAAGGGTGAAAGTGTTGAAGCTGATATGATTTGGTACCTATGGCAAGGCTCGTTATCACCGCTTTTTGGGAAACATTGCATGACAACATTTGCACGTTACTTCATAGCTAAAGACGAGCCTAAGGTTGAGCATAAAAATGCTTATTTTGAATTACGTAAGGAAGAATGGTTCTGCAAGCAATTACTTGAAGAGTTTGGACTCAATCAGGAAAATGGACACGTGATTAATGGACATACACCGGTGAAAAAGGAACAAGAGCCGATCTTAGCAAATAAAAAAATGATTGTGATTGATGGTGGGTATTCAAAAGCCTATCAACCGATTACGGGAATTGGTGGGTACACACTGTTATATAATTCTTATGGCCTGCAGTTAGTAACTCATCACCCCTTTACATCTAAAAATGATGCTGTAAAAAATGGGCGTGATATTATCTCCACCAGAAAGATTGTCAATCAAGAACTTGAGAGGCAGACGGTAGCTGATACTGATATTGGTAAAGAAATAAAGAAAAGTCTTGAAATGTTACGTGAAATATTGAGTAACTATGACAATTGA
- the galE gene encoding UDP-glucose 4-epimerase GalE gives MAILVLGGAGYIGSHTVDRLVERGTETVVVDNLVTGHRAAVNDKAKFYQGDIADRDFMRKVFKENPAIDAVIHFAAFSVVPESMKDPLKYFDNNTSGMIKLLEVMTEVGVKKIVFSSTAATYGTPEQTPIKETDPQKPINPYGESKLAMEKIMHWTDLAHGIKFVALRYFNVAGAKPDGSIGEDHNPETHLLPIVLQVAAGTREKLQIFGDDYNTPDGTNVRDYVHPFDLADAHILAVEYLTKGNDSTAFNLGSSTGFSNMEILKAARDVTQKEIPTEIAPRRGGDPDTLIAASDKARKILGWKPQFDDIHKIIETAWKWHLTHPNGYNDK, from the coding sequence ATGGCAATTTTAGTTTTAGGCGGTGCAGGTTACATAGGATCGCATACAGTAGATCGTTTGGTTGAAAGAGGGACGGAGACGGTTGTTGTAGATAACTTGGTAACAGGTCACCGAGCGGCTGTTAATGACAAAGCCAAATTTTATCAAGGAGATATTGCAGATCGCGATTTCATGCGTAAGGTTTTCAAGGAGAACCCTGCAATTGATGCAGTCATCCACTTTGCCGCATTTTCAGTAGTTCCGGAGTCGATGAAGGATCCACTTAAATATTTTGATAATAATACTTCAGGAATGATTAAGTTATTAGAAGTCATGACCGAAGTTGGTGTTAAGAAGATTGTCTTTTCGTCAACTGCTGCAACTTATGGAACTCCAGAACAAACACCAATTAAGGAAACTGATCCGCAAAAGCCTATCAATCCTTATGGTGAGAGTAAGTTAGCAATGGAAAAAATAATGCATTGGACAGATTTGGCTCATGGAATAAAGTTTGTCGCATTACGTTATTTCAACGTTGCTGGGGCAAAGCCAGATGGCAGTATTGGCGAAGATCATAATCCTGAGACTCACTTATTACCAATTGTATTACAAGTAGCTGCAGGAACACGCGAAAAGTTACAAATTTTTGGTGATGATTATAATACACCAGATGGTACAAATGTACGTGATTATGTACATCCATTTGATTTAGCGGATGCTCATATTTTAGCAGTAGAATATCTTACAAAAGGCAACGATAGTACAGCCTTCAACTTAGGTTCTTCAACAGGATTTTCAAATATGGAAATCTTAAAGGCTGCTCGCGATGTCACTCAAAAGGAAATCCCTACAGAAATTGCTCCTAGACGTGGTGGAGACCCTGATACATTGATTGCAGCATCAGATAAAGCACGTAAGATTTTAGGTTGGAAACCACAATTTGATGACATTCATAAAATTATTGAAACTGCATGGAAGTGGCATTTAACACATCCAAACGGATATAACGATAAATAA
- a CDS encoding GntR family transcriptional regulator, whose protein sequence is MSELVYKRLITDLKKKIFAGTFPDLRLPDERSLSEEYSVSRSSVKRALNRMANDGIIFRKRGAGTFINPLYLKNESVFNYEEGSNLGVTDNFKMNGQRPKIKVISFEVIKPNHELRRDLFLSHDDFVYKIVRLRLFEDQPFMIETGYIPIRIVPELTKSSIENSIFNYLQKNHHQSVTKSFLSVFAEPSTKNDQELLDLSPTEPAGIMEGIFFLDDGTPFEFSHMRFHYKYLKFNSFVSVN, encoded by the coding sequence ATGTCAGAACTAGTATATAAAAGATTAATTACTGATTTAAAAAAGAAAATATTCGCAGGTACTTTTCCAGACTTGCGCCTGCCTGATGAACGCTCTCTCAGCGAGGAGTATAGCGTGAGCCGTAGTTCAGTTAAACGTGCACTTAACCGGATGGCTAATGATGGCATTATCTTTCGAAAACGTGGTGCTGGAACATTTATCAATCCTCTATATCTAAAAAATGAGTCTGTCTTTAATTACGAAGAAGGTTCTAACTTAGGAGTCACTGATAACTTTAAAATGAACGGACAGCGTCCAAAAATCAAAGTCATTTCTTTTGAAGTCATTAAACCTAATCATGAATTGCGCCGTGATTTATTTCTCTCCCACGACGACTTTGTATACAAAATTGTGAGATTGCGCTTATTTGAAGATCAGCCTTTTATGATTGAAACAGGCTATATTCCAATTAGAATTGTGCCTGAATTAACGAAATCATCAATTGAAAATTCAATTTTTAACTATTTACAAAAAAATCATCATCAATCGGTAACTAAATCATTCCTTTCTGTTTTTGCGGAGCCATCAACTAAGAACGATCAAGAATTACTTGATTTGTCTCCTACTGAACCGGCGGGCATAATGGAAGGAATCTTTTTCCTTGATGATGGAACTCCTTTTGAGTTTTCACACATGCGATTTCATTATAAGTACTTGAAATTCAATTCTTTTGTTTCTGTAAACTAA
- a CDS encoding histidine phosphatase family protein produces MTTLYIIRHGQSEANAAGILQGSLIDTPLSKKGQLQAKNVRDAFEKEMLHFDLVFASPLLRAAQTAAIISPQTTTVFDDRLKEFDYGDWDGQKVADIHRLFAEFFDEKKNLLPDSEKISHGDDFASVTTKLNDFLNELAVRYPTQDILIASHGFTIKLLLNAVLGINNLSALNEPDNAGLTKIELTTSTQTLVYFNRDLTN; encoded by the coding sequence ATGACGACTCTTTATATCATACGCCATGGTCAAAGTGAGGCAAATGCAGCTGGTATACTTCAAGGAAGCCTAATTGATACTCCCTTATCTAAAAAGGGTCAGCTTCAAGCAAAAAATGTGCGTGATGCTTTCGAAAAAGAAATGTTGCATTTTGACTTAGTTTTCGCAAGCCCATTATTGAGAGCGGCACAAACAGCAGCGATTATCTCACCACAAACCACTACTGTTTTTGATGACCGCCTAAAAGAATTCGATTATGGTGATTGGGATGGTCAAAAAGTTGCTGATATACATCGTCTTTTTGCTGAATTTTTCGATGAAAAAAAGAACCTGCTGCCAGATTCCGAAAAAATTTCACATGGAGACGATTTTGCATCAGTCACCACAAAATTAAATGATTTTCTTAATGAACTTGCTGTAAGATATCCAACTCAAGACATCTTAATTGCAAGTCATGGGTTCACAATAAAGTTACTTCTAAATGCAGTTTTGGGAATCAATAATCTAAGTGCATTGAATGAACCAGATAATGCTGGTCTCACAAAAATTGAATTGACTACTTCAACACAGACTCTTGTTTACTTCAATCGAGATTTAACTAACTAA
- a CDS encoding alpha/beta hydrolase produces the protein MKKLLKIVLKILLGLIIFVILLLVISPQPSVWLFARAFNGPVKITNKKLYSQTKNKVRITKNIAYGNAASTKADIYYPRRIHGKNKILYWVHGGGFIGGDKKSINEFGTYIASKTDTTVISINYTVAPTGKYPTQLMQLAAAVNYFTKSAKKYDLNKNPQVFVGGDSAGAQIAAQYMTIQTNQKYARKFSKKIVSKLNFKGAILYCGPYNFDLIQRETKNSNNWLMRWFVHTVGWSMTDEFFWSKSSLATEANIANYVTKNYPVTYITDGNSFTFESSGKQLANSLRNKGVRVTERFFSKKTNVNHEYQFDFATKKAKKLLHKQLSLCKSNKLFS, from the coding sequence ATGAAAAAGCTGCTGAAGATTGTTTTAAAAATTTTGTTAGGCCTAATCATTTTTGTAATTTTGTTACTTGTGATATCACCTCAACCAAGTGTATGGTTATTTGCTCGTGCATTTAATGGTCCAGTGAAGATAACCAATAAAAAATTATACAGTCAGACCAAGAACAAAGTGCGAATTACCAAGAATATTGCTTATGGTAATGCAGCAAGCACAAAAGCAGATATCTATTATCCGAGGCGAATACATGGAAAGAATAAGATTTTGTATTGGGTACATGGTGGCGGATTTATTGGTGGTGATAAAAAGAGCATCAATGAGTTTGGCACATATATTGCAAGTAAAACTGATACAACCGTGATAAGCATCAACTATACGGTTGCACCAACAGGAAAATATCCAACTCAACTAATGCAGTTAGCTGCAGCAGTAAATTATTTTACTAAAAGTGCCAAGAAATATGATTTGAATAAAAATCCCCAGGTCTTTGTTGGTGGGGATTCTGCAGGTGCACAAATTGCAGCTCAATATATGACTATTCAAACAAATCAAAAATATGCACGGAAGTTCTCAAAGAAAATAGTAAGCAAGCTAAATTTCAAAGGTGCAATTCTGTACTGTGGACCATATAACTTCGATCTGATTCAGCGCGAGACAAAGAACTCAAATAATTGGCTGATGCGTTGGTTTGTTCATACTGTTGGCTGGTCGATGACAGATGAGTTTTTTTGGAGTAAATCAAGTTTGGCGACTGAAGCAAATATTGCTAACTATGTGACAAAAAATTATCCGGTTACTTATATCACGGATGGGAACAGCTTTACTTTTGAGTCTTCAGGCAAACAACTTGCCAATTCGCTGAGAAATAAAGGAGTAAGAGTTACTGAACGTTTCTTCTCCAAGAAAACCAATGTAAACCATGAGTATCAGTTCGATTTTGCTACAAAAAAAGCAAAAAAACTCTTGCACAAACAATTAAGTTTATGCAAGAGCAATAAGTTGTTTAGTTAG
- a CDS encoding DedA family protein, which translates to MDSSLLTEIINNYGYLGIALLLALENIFPPIPSEVILGFTGFMTLSSKLNIVGSIIAATIGALIGALILYFFGKVISVERLEKILAGRLGKILHFKPADLEKAAAFFNRHGNSAVFFGRFVPVVRSLISIPAGMANYPLGRFITFSTLGTLIWNTVLIFIGRMAGHAWPHVINVIESYGKVLLIVLIILFILIYVIYKKRKKRS; encoded by the coding sequence ATGGACTCATCTTTATTAACAGAGATTATTAACAATTATGGATATTTGGGAATTGCTTTACTTCTTGCACTTGAAAATATTTTTCCACCAATCCCTTCTGAGGTCATTTTAGGATTCACCGGCTTTATGACCCTTTCTAGCAAGTTAAACATTGTAGGCAGTATCATTGCCGCTACGATTGGAGCTTTGATTGGAGCTTTGATTCTATATTTCTTTGGTAAAGTTATTTCAGTTGAACGTTTGGAAAAAATTTTGGCTGGCCGTCTAGGCAAAATATTGCATTTTAAGCCGGCTGATTTAGAAAAAGCCGCAGCATTTTTTAATCGCCATGGAAATTCTGCGGTCTTCTTTGGAAGATTTGTTCCAGTCGTGCGCAGCCTCATCTCGATTCCAGCTGGAATGGCTAATTACCCACTGGGACGATTCATCACTTTTTCAACTTTAGGGACACTCATTTGGAATACCGTATTAATTTTTATTGGTAGAATGGCTGGTCATGCATGGCCACATGTGATTAACGTGATTGAATCTTATGGTAAGGTTTTATTAATTGTGTTAATCATATTGTTCATCCTAATCTATGTTATTTATAAAAAGCGAAAAAAAAGAAGCTAA
- a CDS encoding OsmC family protein, whose amino-acid sequence MKKISLYHTEIENKDGISGHVRSLTDDAFNQLTSSPLKSVPGTNPEQLLGAALATCLNATLEAEEKRRNLPHQAIVRVAVDMGRDYQGFQFWLRVQVKLPQVDQQEAQEILAICEQRCPVAKLLAKSQNVKIELVNEFGFKEEFK is encoded by the coding sequence ATGAAAAAAATATCACTATATCACACAGAAATAGAAAATAAAGATGGTATCTCCGGTCATGTCCGCTCACTGACCGATGATGCATTTAACCAATTAACAAGTAGTCCATTAAAATCTGTCCCTGGAACTAATCCTGAGCAATTACTTGGAGCTGCACTAGCTACGTGTTTAAATGCTACTCTTGAAGCAGAAGAAAAACGGAGAAACTTGCCACATCAGGCCATTGTTCGCGTAGCGGTTGATATGGGTCGTGATTATCAGGGATTTCAATTCTGGCTACGAGTACAAGTCAAATTACCTCAGGTTGACCAACAAGAAGCACAAGAAATTTTAGCAATTTGCGAACAACGCTGTCCCGTTGCCAAACTGTTAGCTAAAAGTCAAAACGTTAAAATTGAATTGGTGAATGAGTTCGGATTCAAGGAGGAATTTAAATGA
- a CDS encoding lipoate--protein ligase translates to MKYLVTDQRDIRYNLALETYLMEQSDLQEPILYFYINSPCIILGRNQNVYEEVNLDYVRQHQIIVTRRTSGGGAVFDDLGNVSFSFITKDDGHSNGNFSKFTEPVITALHEMGAVDAKLVGRNDLQINGKKFSGNAMRLQRGRMFSHGTLMYDVNLNVIAKALNVPKDKIAAKGIKSVHSRVTNLKPFFTPNYQQLTIEEFRDTLAQKILGVTDLNQANEYFLDDTAKQAVADINHKIFSDWNWIYGNSPQASIQHRQHFDQGTIDFRLQIKHGCISYLQVYGDFFGQTDVKKFTEKLIGVRYDRDAITEVLDKVDLQPYFGKIERQSIIDLLVRQE, encoded by the coding sequence ATGAAGTATTTAGTAACTGACCAAAGAGACATCCGCTATAATCTAGCTTTAGAGACCTACTTAATGGAACAATCAGATTTGCAAGAACCAATTCTTTATTTTTATATTAATTCTCCCTGCATTATCCTTGGTCGCAATCAGAATGTATATGAAGAAGTGAACTTAGACTATGTTAGACAGCATCAAATAATTGTTACACGGCGTACTTCTGGTGGTGGTGCAGTCTTTGATGATCTTGGAAATGTCAGCTTTAGTTTTATTACTAAAGATGATGGTCATTCCAATGGTAATTTTTCAAAATTTACTGAGCCAGTAATTACTGCTTTGCATGAAATGGGGGCAGTTGACGCAAAATTAGTTGGTAGAAATGATTTGCAAATTAATGGTAAAAAATTCTCAGGTAATGCGATGCGCCTACAACGCGGAAGGATGTTTTCTCATGGAACCTTGATGTACGATGTGAATTTAAACGTAATTGCAAAAGCATTGAATGTACCGAAAGATAAAATAGCAGCCAAAGGAATTAAATCGGTTCACAGCCGAGTTACCAACCTTAAGCCGTTTTTTACTCCTAACTATCAGCAATTAACAATTGAAGAATTCCGTGATACATTGGCACAAAAGATTTTGGGCGTAACTGATTTAAACCAAGCCAATGAGTATTTTCTGGATGATACTGCCAAACAAGCCGTCGCGGATATAAATCATAAGATTTTCAGTGATTGGAATTGGATTTACGGAAACTCACCGCAGGCTTCTATTCAGCACCGACAACATTTTGACCAAGGAACAATCGATTTTCGCTTACAGATTAAGCATGGTTGTATCAGCTACCTGCAAGTTTATGGTGATTTTTTTGGGCAAACTGATGTTAAAAAATTTACTGAGAAATTGATTGGTGTTCGTTATGATCGAGATGCTATTACTGAGGTTTTAGATAAAGTAGACTTACAACCTTATTTTGGTAAGATTGAGCGACAGTCGATTATTGATTTGCTGGTAAGACAAGAATAG
- a CDS encoding Ldh family oxidoreductase: MRITATAETEFLEEVFQKAGFSATDGTLLADTLVDADLRGISSHGIQRLDWYIRMVKDGTIKPQNEVKTLKETDTSLLLDANGNMGQIASALAIKSLIKKAKTTNIAMAVIRNSNHFGTAGYYSRLAAEAGLIGISTTNTRPLVVPTNAIEAFLGSNAFAFTFPADPHPFVFDGATSSVSSGKIMVLAKNQKPILGEWAIDRERNIIHDSKKAAEILSEVAFTEHQSGGGVLTLGGNREENSNYKGFGNSLVVELLTGILAQGSISADTNTGKHDFSQFFMVINPAFFGDLATLKANAEKMFERIRNLDHIPGTHIMIPGDREYRNYDHNSKHGVVIDPKTIQEITAIAEKFAIKLPQEIKE, encoded by the coding sequence ATGCGAATTACTGCTACAGCTGAAACTGAATTTTTAGAAGAAGTCTTCCAAAAAGCTGGCTTTTCTGCTACTGATGGCACATTATTAGCTGATACTTTAGTGGATGCGGATTTAAGAGGAATTTCTTCTCATGGAATTCAACGACTTGATTGGTATATCCGAATGGTTAAAGATGGCACTATCAAACCACAAAATGAGGTCAAAACTTTAAAAGAAACGGATACCAGTCTATTACTTGATGCTAACGGAAATATGGGACAGATTGCATCTGCTTTGGCAATTAAGAGTCTAATAAAAAAAGCCAAAACTACTAATATTGCTATGGCCGTTATTCGCAACTCAAATCATTTTGGCACAGCTGGGTATTATTCTCGCTTAGCGGCCGAAGCAGGCTTGATTGGGATTTCGACTACTAATACACGACCGCTCGTTGTACCGACTAATGCAATCGAAGCTTTCTTGGGTTCAAATGCTTTTGCTTTTACTTTCCCAGCTGATCCACATCCTTTTGTTTTTGATGGGGCGACATCAAGTGTTTCTAGCGGTAAAATTATGGTTTTGGCTAAGAACCAAAAGCCAATTTTGGGAGAATGGGCCATTGATCGTGAGCGAAATATTATTCATGATTCGAAAAAAGCTGCTGAAATTTTATCTGAAGTTGCCTTTACGGAACATCAATCCGGTGGTGGGGTATTGACTCTTGGTGGTAATCGGGAGGAAAATTCAAACTACAAAGGTTTTGGTAATTCGTTAGTTGTTGAATTGTTGACGGGGATCTTAGCTCAAGGATCAATTTCGGCGGATACCAACACTGGCAAGCACGACTTTAGTCAATTCTTTATGGTTATTAACCCTGCTTTTTTTGGTGATTTAGCAACTTTGAAAGCTAATGCTGAAAAAATGTTTGAGCGTATTCGGAATTTAGATCATATACCAGGAACCCATATTATGATTCCTGGCGACCGTGAATATCGTAACTATGACCATAATTCGAAGCATGGTGTTGTCATAGATCCGAAAACAATCCAAGAGATTACTGCAATTGCCGAAAAATTTGCAATTAAGTTACCGCAAGAAATTAAAGAATAG